A part of Astatotilapia calliptera chromosome 15, fAstCal1.2, whole genome shotgun sequence genomic DNA contains:
- the lrfn5b gene encoding leucine-rich repeat and fibronectin type-III domain-containing protein 5 isoform X1, with translation MRINLMTSQMESLLVYLIILGVAVKAHKVQICPKRCVCQVLNPNLATLCDKKGLLFVPPNIDRHTVEMRLGDNFVTSIKRKDFANMTKLVDLTLSRNTIGSIAPHAFRDLENLRALHLDSNRLTRINNDTFSGMSKLHHLILNNNQLTHIQSGAFNDLTALEELDLSYNNLESAPWVAIQRMPNLHTLNLDHNMLSYIPEGTFSGLQKLKRLDVTSNKLQKLPPDPIFQRAGVLATSGKMGPTSFALSFGGNPLRCNCELLWLRRLQREDDLETCASPQHLAGRYFWTVSEEEFLCEPPLITRYSQELRALEGQSVTLRCKARGDPDPIIHWIAPDGRLMSNSSRAVVHTDGTLDILISTVKDSGSFTCVASNPAGEAHSAVKLVITKLPHITNNTVEEQERDPGSSDIATVTKTGAEAGGVPLGNAKTSQEKKVVIAEATSTSALVKFNFHRSIPGIRMFQIQYNGTYDDSLVYRMIPPTSKSILVNNLAAGTHYDLCVLAIYDDQVTSLTATRVIGCIHFTTEPQYLRCHFMQSQFLGGTIVVIIGGIIVASVLAFIIFLIVRYRVCNQGDTDKALEMGDIRSLSSDGQLQGCGIPKSLSKQVLRPEKNDKDCLRVALPAPEPAKQRPPVVVASTKPSVPDCTVSTSAGSHSWHPASPGTPRPKHSTAPTKPSEARRAEADVELDNMNRNNSSDVKTAQAITLAVPGQPTKLTAIPRAPRPHQVARQYMTVPAGGARVNRRHSFNAESYAERCYVAYPKTGASLRSKRSLSMSGELPQLESTTNIRRARDKLSRSEWLLESTL, from the exons AAAGACTTTGCAAACATGACCAAGCTGGTGGATCTGACTCTGTCTCGGAACACTATTGGCTCCATCGCGCCTCACGCGTTCAGAGATCTGGAGAACCTACGAGCTCTTCACCTCGACAGCAACCGGCTTACCCGCATCAACAACGACACCTTCAGCGGCATGTCCAAGCTGCACCACCTCATCCTCAACAACAACCAGCTCACCCACATCCAAAGCGGGGCTTTTAATGACCTGACAGCACTGGAGGAGCTGGACCTGTCTTACAACAACTTGGAAAGCGCCCCCTGGGTGGCCATTCAGAGGATGCCCAATCTCCATACGCTCAATTTGGATCACAACATGCTCAGCTACATCCCAGAGGGCACCTTCTCTGGGTTGCAGAAGCTTAAGCGATTGGATGTGACCTCCAACAAGCTCCAGAAGCTTCCTCCTGATCCTATTTTCCAGAGAGCTGGGGTCCTGGCAACATCTGGGAAAATGGGGCCTACATCGTTCGCACTGAGCTTTGGGGGCAACCCACTGAGGTGTAACTGTGAGCTTCTTTGGCTGCGGAGGTTGCAGAGGGAGGATGATCTGGAGACCTGTGCTTCACCGCAACACCTCGCCGGACGCTATTTCTGGACTGTTTCGGAAGAGGAGTTCCTGTGCGAGCCTCCTCTCATCACCAGGTACTCTCAG GAGCTGCGAGCTTTGGAGGGTCAGAGTGTGACTCTGCGCTGCAAGGCTAGGGGCGACCCTGACCCCATTATCCACTGGATTGCACCTGATGGACGCCTTATGTCCAACTCCTCCAGGGCTGTAGTCCACACCGACGGCACGCTGGACATCCTAATCAGCACTGTCAAGGACTCCG GTTCCTTTACCTGTGTGGCTTCCAACCCAGCCGGAGAGGCCCACAGTGCAGTAAAGCTGGTCATTACCAAACTCCCTCACATCACCAATAACACAGTCGAGGAGCAGGAGCGTGACCCCGGCTCATCAGATATCGCCACAGTGACCAAGACGGGGGCAGAGGCAGGAGGGGTGCCTCTGGGGAATGCAAAGACGAGCCAGGAGAAGAAAGTAGTAATTGCTGAGGCCACCTCGACCTCAGCTCTGGTCAAGTTCAACTTCCACAGGAGTATTCCTGGAATCCGCATGTTTCAGATCCAATATAATGGGACGTACGATGATTCATTGGTATACAG gatGATACCCCCGACCAGTAAGAGCATCTTAGTAAACAACCTGGCGGCTGGTACGCACTACGACTTGTGCGTGTTGGCCATCTATGACGACCAGGTGACCTCGCTGACCGCCACCAGGGTGATTGGTTGCATCCACTTTACCACTGAGCCGCAGTACCTGAGATGCCATTTCATGCAGTCCCAGTTTCTCGGTGGTACCATTGTGGTTATCATCGGAGGGATTATCGTGGCGTCTGTGCTCGCTTTTATCATCTTCCTCATTGTGCGTTATCGGGTGTGTAACCAAGGGGATACAGATAAG GCACTAGAGATGGGGGATATTAGGTCACTGAGCAGTGATGGACAGCTACAGGGCTGTGGGATTCCCAAGTCCCTCTCTAAGCAGGTTCTGCGGCCAGAGAAGAATGACAAGGACTGCCTCCGTGTCGCCCTGCCTGCCCCGGAGCCAGCCAAGCAGCGACCGCCTGTCGTGGTGGCATCCACGAAACCGTCTGTCCCTGACTGCACGGTCTCTACCTCAGCTGGAAGTCACAGCTGGCACCCAGCCTCCCCGGGCACTCCGAGACCCAAGCATTCGACCGCTCCGACAAAACCCTCTGAGGCTCGCCGAGCCGAAGCAGATGTCGAGCTCGACAACATGAACCGGAATAACTCGTCGGATGTGAAAACGGCCCAAGCCATCACTCTCGCTGTACCGGGCCAGCCCACCAAGTTGACTGCCATCCCCAGGGCTCCGCGGCCCCATCAAGTTGCTCGACAATACATGACTGTTCCCGCAGGAGGGGCGAGGGTGAACCGCAGGCACTCGTTCAACGCAGAGTCGTACGCGGAGCGCTGCTACGTGGCCTACCCAAAAACCGGGGCCAGCCTGCGCTCCAAACGCAGCCTGTCAATGAGCGGAGAGCTGCCGCAGCTCGAGAGCACAACAAACATTCGCCGGGCCAGGGACAAGCTCTCGAGGTCTGAGTGGCTTCTGGAGAGCACTTTATGA
- the lrfn5b gene encoding leucine-rich repeat and fibronectin type-III domain-containing protein 5 isoform X2 codes for MTSQMESLLVYLIILGVAVKAHKVQICPKRCVCQVLNPNLATLCDKKGLLFVPPNIDRHTVEMRLGDNFVTSIKRKDFANMTKLVDLTLSRNTIGSIAPHAFRDLENLRALHLDSNRLTRINNDTFSGMSKLHHLILNNNQLTHIQSGAFNDLTALEELDLSYNNLESAPWVAIQRMPNLHTLNLDHNMLSYIPEGTFSGLQKLKRLDVTSNKLQKLPPDPIFQRAGVLATSGKMGPTSFALSFGGNPLRCNCELLWLRRLQREDDLETCASPQHLAGRYFWTVSEEEFLCEPPLITRYSQELRALEGQSVTLRCKARGDPDPIIHWIAPDGRLMSNSSRAVVHTDGTLDILISTVKDSGSFTCVASNPAGEAHSAVKLVITKLPHITNNTVEEQERDPGSSDIATVTKTGAEAGGVPLGNAKTSQEKKVVIAEATSTSALVKFNFHRSIPGIRMFQIQYNGTYDDSLVYRMIPPTSKSILVNNLAAGTHYDLCVLAIYDDQVTSLTATRVIGCIHFTTEPQYLRCHFMQSQFLGGTIVVIIGGIIVASVLAFIIFLIVRYRVCNQGDTDKALEMGDIRSLSSDGQLQGCGIPKSLSKQVLRPEKNDKDCLRVALPAPEPAKQRPPVVVASTKPSVPDCTVSTSAGSHSWHPASPGTPRPKHSTAPTKPSEARRAEADVELDNMNRNNSSDVKTAQAITLAVPGQPTKLTAIPRAPRPHQVARQYMTVPAGGARVNRRHSFNAESYAERCYVAYPKTGASLRSKRSLSMSGELPQLESTTNIRRARDKLSRSEWLLESTL; via the exons AAAGACTTTGCAAACATGACCAAGCTGGTGGATCTGACTCTGTCTCGGAACACTATTGGCTCCATCGCGCCTCACGCGTTCAGAGATCTGGAGAACCTACGAGCTCTTCACCTCGACAGCAACCGGCTTACCCGCATCAACAACGACACCTTCAGCGGCATGTCCAAGCTGCACCACCTCATCCTCAACAACAACCAGCTCACCCACATCCAAAGCGGGGCTTTTAATGACCTGACAGCACTGGAGGAGCTGGACCTGTCTTACAACAACTTGGAAAGCGCCCCCTGGGTGGCCATTCAGAGGATGCCCAATCTCCATACGCTCAATTTGGATCACAACATGCTCAGCTACATCCCAGAGGGCACCTTCTCTGGGTTGCAGAAGCTTAAGCGATTGGATGTGACCTCCAACAAGCTCCAGAAGCTTCCTCCTGATCCTATTTTCCAGAGAGCTGGGGTCCTGGCAACATCTGGGAAAATGGGGCCTACATCGTTCGCACTGAGCTTTGGGGGCAACCCACTGAGGTGTAACTGTGAGCTTCTTTGGCTGCGGAGGTTGCAGAGGGAGGATGATCTGGAGACCTGTGCTTCACCGCAACACCTCGCCGGACGCTATTTCTGGACTGTTTCGGAAGAGGAGTTCCTGTGCGAGCCTCCTCTCATCACCAGGTACTCTCAG GAGCTGCGAGCTTTGGAGGGTCAGAGTGTGACTCTGCGCTGCAAGGCTAGGGGCGACCCTGACCCCATTATCCACTGGATTGCACCTGATGGACGCCTTATGTCCAACTCCTCCAGGGCTGTAGTCCACACCGACGGCACGCTGGACATCCTAATCAGCACTGTCAAGGACTCCG GTTCCTTTACCTGTGTGGCTTCCAACCCAGCCGGAGAGGCCCACAGTGCAGTAAAGCTGGTCATTACCAAACTCCCTCACATCACCAATAACACAGTCGAGGAGCAGGAGCGTGACCCCGGCTCATCAGATATCGCCACAGTGACCAAGACGGGGGCAGAGGCAGGAGGGGTGCCTCTGGGGAATGCAAAGACGAGCCAGGAGAAGAAAGTAGTAATTGCTGAGGCCACCTCGACCTCAGCTCTGGTCAAGTTCAACTTCCACAGGAGTATTCCTGGAATCCGCATGTTTCAGATCCAATATAATGGGACGTACGATGATTCATTGGTATACAG gatGATACCCCCGACCAGTAAGAGCATCTTAGTAAACAACCTGGCGGCTGGTACGCACTACGACTTGTGCGTGTTGGCCATCTATGACGACCAGGTGACCTCGCTGACCGCCACCAGGGTGATTGGTTGCATCCACTTTACCACTGAGCCGCAGTACCTGAGATGCCATTTCATGCAGTCCCAGTTTCTCGGTGGTACCATTGTGGTTATCATCGGAGGGATTATCGTGGCGTCTGTGCTCGCTTTTATCATCTTCCTCATTGTGCGTTATCGGGTGTGTAACCAAGGGGATACAGATAAG GCACTAGAGATGGGGGATATTAGGTCACTGAGCAGTGATGGACAGCTACAGGGCTGTGGGATTCCCAAGTCCCTCTCTAAGCAGGTTCTGCGGCCAGAGAAGAATGACAAGGACTGCCTCCGTGTCGCCCTGCCTGCCCCGGAGCCAGCCAAGCAGCGACCGCCTGTCGTGGTGGCATCCACGAAACCGTCTGTCCCTGACTGCACGGTCTCTACCTCAGCTGGAAGTCACAGCTGGCACCCAGCCTCCCCGGGCACTCCGAGACCCAAGCATTCGACCGCTCCGACAAAACCCTCTGAGGCTCGCCGAGCCGAAGCAGATGTCGAGCTCGACAACATGAACCGGAATAACTCGTCGGATGTGAAAACGGCCCAAGCCATCACTCTCGCTGTACCGGGCCAGCCCACCAAGTTGACTGCCATCCCCAGGGCTCCGCGGCCCCATCAAGTTGCTCGACAATACATGACTGTTCCCGCAGGAGGGGCGAGGGTGAACCGCAGGCACTCGTTCAACGCAGAGTCGTACGCGGAGCGCTGCTACGTGGCCTACCCAAAAACCGGGGCCAGCCTGCGCTCCAAACGCAGCCTGTCAATGAGCGGAGAGCTGCCGCAGCTCGAGAGCACAACAAACATTCGCCGGGCCAGGGACAAGCTCTCGAGGTCTGAGTGGCTTCTGGAGAGCACTTTATGA